gggaacccgttgggaatcgagttgtatcgacgctacgccactggtaAGTATTTACCTTTCGTAAGCCTTATGACGGGGAAATACACCGTGTAACATGagggaaccgaaagattttaactaagCACTTTTGAAGGCAAAAtgaagataaaatgttatatgacatCAAAGCAaagccaaaaaaaattttttaaattagttttttggatgtatttttgcataaaaagtaaattttactggtaaaactggcacttaaaacaaaaattcacatttttttctaaaaataaatccttttttgcaatgagttactAGTTATTTACCGGTAATGGCACAACCCCCATCAAAATAGCATTttattctgagaaataataagtgattgttatttttttaatgcttataactctgaaagtaggcaaaATCCAGAaaggtttatatgacattttactcttctaatatgatgaggaataggCTGTTAAtattattcggtttccttatGTGACACCGTTTATAGTCTTTCTATGTAGGAGAAATAACGATACAAACTCTCTTTTGTCCTAACAGGTGGAATTTGAATCTCCCGTCGGCTACAAGGAAGAGGAGCGTACAAGCCATGAAGCACAAAGCGAGGCCGAACAGGATCCTGCTGCCCTGATGCCTGAACCAAGCGGCTTCGTGCCTTTCAAGGGAGAAGGGAACAGGCTGGATGGCAAGAAGAAGAAGCTAGTCAGTGAGAGTGATTCTGAGCCAGCGGCTACAAGTCGACAGGTAAGAGTTTACTATACATAAGGAGCTGGGCGGTGATGGAACAATATACCACCGCCCTCATCCCTAAATCTAGCGCCTCGGTGTGGTGTCCTTTAAGGAACAGGCTAGATGGCAAGGAACTACTCAGTGAGAGCGATTCTGAGCCGCGGCGACAAGTCGACACTGTCTCTATTGACTCTAATTTTATAcacttattatattataatataacacctggttcataaatatttttattaaaaattcgaTATTAAATTGGgcctactcgcgcttgaccgatttcttaaatttcttttttttttcttggtctAGGACAATTGGAAGTGGCCGAAAGGTTTTGATTACCGGTCAGTGAGTGAGTGAGTCAGTCAGTGCCAAAATTAGCTGTTTTCACAAGGTCATATTTCAGGCTCTACTGAAGCTATATCtatgaaatttggcatactGCTTGAGTACTAGTATATGATTACGTATAGGTATAATTTTACTTCTGTAAGTACTTGAAATAGGTCCTGAGCTACAGGGGGGACAAAAGTGGGTtgaaacggttcgtgtaaataGTGCACGGCATGCGCGCGGCCTCTTGCTGGAACTTGGCCTGCGCACTGCCGTGCGCTtagatatatcgttgtctgacctacccgcaacacaagccttcttgagcttgatGATGCTGTCATGGCCGGTTTCGGCCACAGCGGCTGTGTGTTCTGGAACAGACAATTTCAAGAAAGAGAGTGTAGCTGTTCCACTCTCTGGTGTGCCTTTACGTGGCTCGCGTACCCTATCTTATGGCTAAATTTTCGAGCACATTTTGGGCACGTCAGCACACCACCTATCTCGTTTCCGGTCGAGTTCAACGAGGCGTTCAGTTTCAAAGTCCTTTACTCTATCATGAACGAGACGTCGCCATTCGGGCCGCTGCGCTGCCTTCCGCTCTCAGTCAGAGGGCTCAAGTTTGCACCTCTTCATGTGTATTTTCAGAACATCTTTATATCTTAagtcttgagcttaccgtgggactcagtcaatctgcgtaagaattatcatcctccttgcgtaagaatgtcctataatataaatatattataattccTTCCAGCCCTACGTCCGTGGCATCCCGGACTACGAGTACGAGATCGGAACCATCCGGTTCATCCGCACGCGCCCGTCCAGCGCGCGCGAGGAGACGCCCATACAACCCTTCGAGGCCTTCAAAGGAGAGGGCTTCACGCTACGCACTGCCAAGTCCAACTAATGTTTTACGCTGCAGACAAAGCCACGCTACCGCTGACCATACAGCCTGGGAAAAAAGAATAGAAATAATACGGGCGCCACCGTcacttttgtataaaaaaagtaagtgttactatgaaaaaaaaaaatgtcccatttCTACTCTATTTTTGCCAATACTTATAATTATAGGGACTGATACAAACGAATAGAAAACCAACTGCGTCTTGTATGCCCATTGAAACATCAGCGTGAAATTCACGGACAAGATGGAGTATGTATCAGCCTTtaagggccttatcacacttgcgatttgcggGCGATTTGAAAGCGAAACGAAAAGTTCGCCGCGTCTAGAGTCGAGACGTCATGCTGTATTCATCAGCAAAATTAATTTCTATCCACTTTAGTTTAAGTCGATATTTGTAGTAGTTTATTATCTACGAATGTGGACAAATGGACAAGCAACAATAATGGCACCGTCGGAAGATTCAAACACTTGCAAGGGATATCGCGGCGAACACGCTGCGcactcgcggcgaactcgctgcgccttcgcttcgctttcaaatcgcccgcaaatcgcaagtgtgataaggccctaagtaaaaaaaaaggcgTTTGGCGTCGAGTGTGTACGGTCAGAGCGTGCGCGGTCTTTGTGTTAGGCGCTGCTGCCACCGAAAGCAAGTAAGCGACGAGCTATCGgcaatagaaacgaacaaaagatggaGAGACGCGACGATAGCGCGAGTTATAAGTTCGTCaccgagcgatgaactataaatagctcgctctctcttttatttacacgggagcgactatcttttgttcgtttctaccgCCGATAGGTCAAAGCTTACTCGTTTTGGTGGGACTAGTTAAGGTGGCTGAAGGTTTCGTCACATTGCAATGGCATAATGGAGAGGGGCTTACGCCCCATTGCAGTCTGATGAAGCAAAGATCTGATTGGATCAAGCCGTGAATAGACGTAGAGTAGACGTAAGCTAATGCTAAAtaacaagagacaaaaattttAAGACACGATTATCTTCTTCATAAAAAGGTTCCTAAACTTGAACCAATTGAACCTGCAGGTTCAGGTTAGCTATCATGAACTCAAAAGTTTCTGTACCTATCTCTATaattcaggcaggcaagtatggtcgcgcgataaatgataaaacctctGGAGGTCAAGACACTAAAAGCTACACTGACAATGACAATGTACACGTTATTGCTGCAaattttgagacgcaactatgggaaaGAGTGAGTGACAAATATATGCATCTCTTTCTTGTTTCAAAACATGCAGGTGCAATAAGAAATTTATGTTCTAATGGTCCCCCAGGATTACTAGTCTTCATTCAATCGGGACTATTAAAATAGCACCGTGTCTCAAGGTAGCTATTGTTCTTAGGGCAGGTACAGACtgctgtttataatatgttaACTGcaccaaatactatgtaaactctacgagttaatacgtgcagctcggtgccaaagttggcaacatgcacactagcgctcctagcggtatgagttgatcaaaatagtttagtttcatacagcataaaatttaaaaaaattacaaattcttatttttttgttttattccgtctaaaaatgttaaagtagatcaagtaatagcattttctattttaatttactaaaataaaagtctgaacaactactttgatcaactcgaaccgctaggtggcgctagtaaaattgttgccgctcaacaagaatcttatatacatactggatattgcacgccgaacattactttgaagccagaaaatttgaccttgaattacgtcacgccggtcttgcatctctttctttagggtgtccatgattaagcatacattagggatatcccgcggaatttgacgtattacatctctcgacacaggcttaaaacctttgaacctccgttttgacaatattctcagcttgatatgatattgatatgtgttaaaatgtcaaatattaatattagcgccatctatctgagcgtacctaccccaaaggtgtatcgccatctagctcaccgtacctttttctgtatggttttgaggtacgtttttttcttagactttatctgtctatacggagttacataagtatttgtcttttactaactgacacctgtgtttattaaagcatgcaatggaatatatattttagtgttttggtcactttaaaccatcacaataatattttggtagtaactactgggaaaactaatcccagtagctatcaacccccggtgtggtaattaacaatgtgggggaaatcccagtagttaggacaggtaaaatttctaaatttctttctgtgtcataatcttcaggcttaaagtgcaaatctgcaaattgtcgaacgctctgaaacatttccttttatcggtacaatcgacagccaacagccaatgctgcctccttccttcatcttttggaacactgaaaagtttaatattattcatgttaattgtaaagacataaattatataaagttggtattattatactgtgatatgaactatgaacatagaaaccgtaccaagttgatagatttagctccattcaataagagtaaataccatgcaagaaaaagattggtcaccctagtcgtaaaaccacacatagcattatttttctttaaaggtcatatttatcgttctaaacctattcgtgggaattttgatataatttgagacaatgaaaacaatataatgataagaagtaaccaagattacaagcaaaatagaagaaaatttattgccagtgaggtttatgaacattttggtaaaataagtacttacttgtgaaattttacgtcggatttcggtttccatttacttccacaatggttcactatgcaatatatagctcagaacttaagtaaatcgtcgaaaaacgtttattttgcaaaataaatctctgaatcggtgaatgaattttgacaattctgacatatcgggcatatttttttattattagtgttcccatagtacgcaggaggtaaataccggagaaataaggtttttgattgagttttttttttgtataatacaaagaaaagtaagtcaatttgattgaagaatgttttatacgttttttttattaacttatctggcaatacatcacagtgttggaatgagatagaacataggagtaaaggtgaatgaacctggcttcaactcattggtcggcacgcactatccagagatatatataaaattcttgccgctcaattgtatgggaaacgtcagaagctgcacgtattaactctaaagtttatatagtatttgacTGCACATTGCCACCTCCTTTCCATACAAATAGCAGTATATCTGTACCGGCACTAAGTTCTAGAAATGTAGACATGAAAAGCTCTCTGCAGGGCATTTTTCACCATATCTGTCACGTTATAACAAGTATATAAGTGCGTAAGTGCACGCATATATGACAAGTGACTTAAACAACTATGATATCAATGACATGGCCACTGGTGTCATAGTCATATGAATGGAGAAAACATGGGATCCATCCACGTTTAATGTATAAAAGGCCAATAGTAACATGTGTGGGAACATTATTTCTTGAACTATCCTTTTTGGCAATATTATTACCATTCCATGTTTGCGTTATATTTATCGAAAAATAATAGTGATAGAAATAATTTGTCATACATGCTGTGTGGCCGTTCCTAAGTAGATTTTATACATACGTTGAAAGGGTTATGCATAAGCTTATTAATGTATGGCTGTATTGTATTGAAAGattctgtaaaataaaaatacatgtgaTCTCTACTTTGGGCCAAAAGTTTTTCATTTTAAGGTGAAGTATGACAAAGTATGTACTAggcttataataaatttttcccctcactagctcggaaacacgtgttttgtcctttaataccagcgggtaaaaacgcattttatccactagtgggtaaagtaatttgaccttgaataaagtcaaattaactgctttaaaattgataaaagcaggtgaatctagtaataaagatgatttaccacctgtggaactactggaagcagtgataaacgcattttttgcgttgtagtttcctcgctatagtgaggggaaaagttttgtgttacactcgggtgcaaatatgtattttacttctcgtgttttaaaaaactcgcaagttcaggattctattctcgaaccactcgcttcgctcgtggttcaactatagactcctttcacttgctcgtttttaaattccacactcggcgttaaaatacaactttgcccccttgtataacaaataactataaaagtGAAAAATGTCTGTCTGGGGTAAAacatttcgctggcttggttgaagtcttggtgacTCAGGTGGCAGAGtgctgtggcctatttcaccatAGTGACATTGATGATTCTGTGGTTATTTattttctgggttgataagtaacattgttattgTACTCCgcatcaatatttccttgttgaacagtaTCGATCCAGACACCTAAGGCagaaattttccacttttacttttattctaagcctagtggcattgattgcagacgtttctgctaatgaAAAGTTTAAAAGCATGTACTATACGCCACAGATGGCGCTAAATGCGCCTCAGAGATTACCAACAAAAACACAACAAtgaatttacttattatgttttttcctGTTTCCAAACAGTAACAATATTCATACAATTagctttaattatttaatataataattttagccACCACACCAGGAAAATGGTTGCAAGCAGTCATAGGAAAATGGTGTAAAAGAAATAGTTACAAATACATAACTTGTTTTATTAATCTCCAAGTTAAGACAATACATGATAAAActatttaaatgaaatgaaacttaCCACTAGCTTTCTGACCGTTATATTacaaattaataacaaaactaaATAATCAACATATAGTCATAGACGTCatagtatatttttaaattataaaacttAGCATCGAAAAGTTATTCTTAAAATCGATTAGTTTATTgctataaaatattgttttcatattttcagCTTAAGTTGACCATGTGTTCACATAAAATATGCAAAACCTGAAGCAAATATGTGCTATATCTGTATAGAACTATGTTTATGCCTTGAACAGTCACCATCATAAATAAGTGACCATTTGTGTACCTTgccgcttttaatcgtttgacatttcaaacaatgtTAAAGTGACAAGATACAGAAATTGAACTAATAGTGTGGTTGACTGACATGCAGTTAtttcctaaactaaaaatattcttttaaaaatgttagtGCATGTGACAAGACCAAAGTTATCAAAATAACTGGCCTTAaagtttatttcataaaattataatacatacaaGAAGTTTCTTAACCCTTTGAACACCATTCATATTGTTGTGTATGTAGTCACCATCAGATATCtcacaaaaatatttgaaaatgtcTAATAGCAttgacaatagaggcgtgttcagatatttctgAGCACCTTGACCActcttagggaccggccacatctaagcgtcgcgtgtctcggggcgcgcaacggacgtccgcgccacgccgcctgaatgtaattctcaatccacacgcacacattcaaaaaacgtctcttcagtacattttgtataggaatgacgtaagacgcgccgccaagtaccgcggcgcgcgccacgccgcctggggcgcgtcttacgtccttcctatacaaaatgtactgaggagacgttttttgaattacattcaggcggcgtggcgcggacgtccgttccgcacctcaggacatgcgtctcttagatgtggccggtcacttataCGTACGAAATTACGAATACGAACGTAAAACTTTGAAattggtatttttttcggaCTGGCATCAAAGTGAGGAaggttttttttcagtaaatgcTTTGTTTGTAGTGATAATTATGCAAAaagaaacaagttttttttttaatttttaaggaaaaaaaaatcaaaaattcgtaactcgtaaaCTACATAAAATCGGCTATTATACATGGGGTATATTCTGATAGCCCATGATGTGCGGAATCTAAACAAAAATTCTTGACGTCAAGGTTtggaccaccctgtatatctggCAAACTTACAGCATGTGATTGTGAACCTTGGTAACATGCGCTATGGTTGAGCTTGGCCTGAAGTTGTGCATATTAGTTGACATTGTGGTCAAAGGTTTAAAAACTCTTGTAATTTTTATGTAGCTATTAATTTAGACATAGACACATAATTTGCTAacataatatacaattaaaatCCTACAAAATGCCTTATGTTAGGAATGAGTACCATCACATAGTTTGGAAAGCAAATtactgaataaaattattttttataaaattcatacaattattataaaCATTGGCTAAACCTATGTTAAATACCTGTTGATTTCACttatatttgtaaaaaaaagagaaaaaaatgaGTAATAAGGGAGTATATATTAAGCAAAACTCTGTGGGACATAAAGAAGAGATCAAAGTTTAATTTAATATGCTATAAGTCTTAGATGGTTAAGAAAATTGGTAAACTTTGGAGATCAGAGAGGGGGGAGGGGAGGGGGGATTCCTTTttccttaaaaaaaacatttaaatgaTTGTGTTTAGATTAGTATACAATTTCATGTTACTTTAAGGTAATTAAATGATTTTCCATTCGTTTCTGAGGAGTAGGTAAGCTTACTTAAGCTAAACCACACTGCCAAATAACTCAAGGAAAGTAATATGATAGCAAATTAAGTTGGTGAAGATAATTATTTGCTACATCAAAGTTGATAAGtatatttaagtataaaaataaatactgaaaTGGTGGTGCCACTTCTTTTTTGCCTTTGTTGCTTCAATAATGAAACAAGTTAGTCCAATAAGTTATGGGCCTCACTGGTAATAAACATATATTATAACATATTATGACAACCAGGAAAAAGGAAAAGATAAAACATTATATTCCCCATTTTGGCATGCTTTTATAGCTAACTTATAGTAGCTTTTAAACTAAAATGTGACAAAATTCTGAACAGTTTTTAGAGGCCTACATATATGGTGTACTTTTATACTTACCAAGCAAAGTAACAGGATGATTATAAAGGTTGATACATACTGACTGCTGCTAGAGTTGCAGTTCGATTGATCTTCATCTGTATGTATCAGCCCTAAGCAACGGAATAACATCATTCTATCTTTCAACAGCCCTTGGACTACCAAACATTATCAAAATACCCACAGAGCTTTGCTTGTCATGTAACATAATTacgaatataaattaagaatCACATCAGTCACTAAATAATCAAGTACCAAGTGCACCACAATAAGGCCCATGCCTCACCCACATTTGAGCTTAAAGGAGTTGAAGGGTGGGAACTAAGCTTGGGGCTCTGGCAGCCTCATCATACTCTATACTGGTATAATACAACTAGAAGCGCTTCAAAAACTCCTCGGAACAAATACGCGCCCGAGCGTTAACGGCCAATTTCATTTCACTGATTTCCTTATCAATTTCTTCCATGAAATATATAACGAAATCCACTAATTTGTGCTTGAACATCTGTTCCGTGTGGAAATTCGTAATCAGGAAGCTGATGTTGTAGCCGTCGACCGGTTTCCGCCTCAAAACGATGAAGTTCTCTGCTCGCATCATCATGAAACGCATGAACTTCTTACACAAGATCTTTTCGATCTCATCAGCCTGTTTGATCATAATACTCACTCTAATAGAGTTTATGGAAGACTCTATCAGCACTTTCTCGTTGGCATTACGAGATATGACGACGGGATTCAGCAAGAGTTCTTTACTCGTTCTAACCTCGACCTCTGGTTTGTTGTATCGCTCCACAACCTGCGATGAGAAATGCTCTAAGCACATCGCGGCAGTTAGCGTATGGCGCACGGCCGTTAGATATGGTTTCAGAGTAGCCGACATTGCTGTATTTTCACTAAAATTGGCAGTGTACCACACCTAAATTAAAGCTAAACTTTTATCTTTATATTCTGACAATCTGACAGCTTTGACTCACCCCCCTTGACGAAATCGTAAATATTTGTCATAAATAAGCACTATATACATCTCCTTCACTCTAACGGTATTTCACGCAGCACTAGCGCCAAATGACAGCTAACATTGTTTGtcactgtattttttaacagtGAATTCTAGTAATTTAAGACTAATTTAGGTCTGTAGTACACACATGGACtttcttaataatatataaatctaaaaGTGTGTACTTTTAGACACATCTTTCATCATTCAATTTTGcgatcaaagaatataatacgcATGTTTGCGGTAGTAAAAAACAAGTCTTTGGTTAATTAGATATCACCTTAATCACCATGAAAGAGCAAGCACTTAGTGAATCATCTGCATTGAAGTACAAATTTATCAGTgagttaaatatttgattattttaaagctgggcgcacacggaggcgacagttgcacggcgacatcttttgtctc
Above is a window of Leguminivora glycinivorella isolate SPB_JAAS2020 chromosome 19, LegGlyc_1.1, whole genome shotgun sequence DNA encoding:
- the LOC125236616 gene encoding actin-related protein 2/3 complex subunit 4-like → MSATLKPYLTAVRHTLTAAMCLEHFSSQVVERYNKPEVEVRTSKELLLNPVVISRNANEKVLIESSINSIRVSIMIKQADEIEKILCKKFMRFMMMRAENFIVLRRKPVDGYNISFLITNFHTEQMFKHKLVDFVIYFMEEIDKEISEMKLAVNARARICSEEFLKRF